A single region of the Onychomys torridus chromosome 11, mOncTor1.1, whole genome shotgun sequence genome encodes:
- the Gpr52 gene encoding G-protein coupled receptor 52 gives MNESRWTEWRILNMSSSIVNVSEHHSCPLGFGHYSVEDVCIFETVVIVLLTFLIIAGNLTVIFVFHCAPLLHHYTTSYFIQTMAYADLFVGVTCLVPTLSLLHYSTGVHESLTCQVFGYIISVLKSVSMACLACISVDRYLAITKPLSYNQLVTPCRLRICIIMIWIYSCLIFLPSFFGWGKPGYHGDIFEWCATSWLTSAYFTCFIVCLLYAPAALVVCFTYFHIFKICRQHTKEINDRRARFPSHEVDASREAGHSPDRRYAMVLFRITSVFYMLWLPYIIYFLLESSRVLDNSTLSFLTTWLAISNSFCNCVIYSLSNSVFRLGLRRLSETMCTSCVCVKDQETRDPKPRRRANSCSI, from the coding sequence ATGAATGAATCCAGGTGGACTGAATGGAGGATCCTGAACATGAGCAGTAGCATTGTGAATGTGTCTGAGCATCATTCCTGCCCGCTTGGATTTGGTCACTACAGTGTGGAGGATGTCTGCATCTTTGAGACAGTTGTTATTGTCTTGCTGACATTTCTAATCATCGCTGGGAATTTAACAGTCATCTTTGTCTTTCATTGTGCTCCACTGTTACACCATTATACTACCAGCTACTTCATACAGACAATGGCATATGCTGACCTCTTCGTTGGAGTTACTTGCTTGGTTCCTactctgtcccttctccattACTCTACAGGTGTCCACGAGTCATTGACTTGCCAAGTGTTTGGATATATTATCTCAGTTCTAAAAAGTGTTTCTATGGCCTGTCTTGCTTGCATCAGTGTGGATCGCTATCTTGCAATAACCAAGCCTCTTTCCTACAATCAACTGGTCACTCCTTGTCGCCTGAGAATTTGCATTATTATGATTTGGATTTACTCCTGCCTAATTTTTTTGCCTTCCTTTTTTGGCTGGGGCAAACCTGGTTACCACGGTGACATTTTTGAATGGTGTGCCACATCTTGGCTCACCAGTGCCTATTTTACatgctttattgtttgtttactttATGCTCCTGCTGCCTTGGTTGTCTGCTTCACTTACtttcacattttcaaaatttgCCGGCAGCACACCAAAGAGATAAATGACCGGAGGGCCCGATTCCCTAGCCACGAGGTTGATGCCTCTAGAGAGGCAGGACACAGCCCTGATCGTCGCTATGCCATGGTTTTATTTAGGATAACCAGCGTATTTTATATGCTATGGCTTCCGTATATTATTTACTTTCTTCTAGAAAGTTCTCGTGTCTTGGATAATTCAACACTGTCCTTCTTAACCACTTGGCTTGCCATAAGCAATAGTTTTTGTAACTGTGTAATATACAGTCTCTCCAACAGTGTTTTCCGCCTTGGCCTCCGAAGGCTTTCTGAAACAATGTGcacatcttgtgtgtgtgtgaaagatcAGGAAACACGAGATCCCAAACCCAGGAGACGGGCAAATTCCTGTTCCATTTGA